DNA from Chitinophaga pendula:
CCATTCAATATGCCGCGTCCGGCTATCCTGATACTCGGTCTTGTACTGGGCCTCAGCCTCGACATGTTCATGAACACCATGGGCATGCACGCCGCCGCTTGTGTATTGGTCGCCTATCTGCGCCCATTCATCATGAACATCCTGTCACCGCAGGGCGGATTTGAAACGACCCTCAAATCGCCTTCCATGACCAGCATGGGCATCACTCCTTTTCTCATCTATGCATCCGTACTGGTGTTTGTGCATCATACCGTCTTCTTCCTGCTGGAAGTGTTCGGCTTTGCCAACCCCCTGTACCTGTTGCTCAAAATACTGTGCTCTACCGCAGCCAGTCTATTCCTCATACTCCTGTATGAGCTGTTGTTCTTTTCCAAAAAATAGGAACACCCCGCTCAAAAAGCTGTATCCGCATGCTGTTGACCGCCGACAAACCAAGCCTGCACGTTGCCGTGCAATGGTCTTTGGCAGGCTGACAAACTTCGTGTAGGTTTGTAGTAGTATCGGTGTGACCGATGGCCATATCGGTGCAGGTAGGATTCGTGAATTTGGAAACTGTTATCCGGAATTTCTGTAAATGTCTGTTTATAATCAGCCCAGGAAAAGAGTTATTCAGGCGATCATGCTGGGGATGGTGATACTGATCATCACCCGCTTGTTCTTCCTGCAGATCGTAGAGAAAAAATATACCAAACTGGCAGATGCCAACGCCGTATTACGGAAGGTTGTCTATCCCAGCCGCGGTATCATCTTCGACCGTAAAGGCAAAAGCATTCTAAGCAATGATGCCCTTTATGACCTGGTCGTTACACCCTCCAGCGTCAAAAACATCGATACTAATTACCTCTGCGACATACTACGTATCGACACTGCAGAATTCCGTAAGCGGATCGTAACAGCGATCATCAAAAACGGACGGGTACGCCAGTCCGTGTTCGCGCCATTGCTGCCTCCCGAAGTGTTCGGCCGACTCCAGGAAAGTATGTACCTCTTCCAGCCAGGATTTGAACTGGTACAACGCCAAATACGTGCCTACCCCTTCGCCACCGCCGCAAATATCCTGGGATATATCGGCGAGGTGTCACCACAGATGCTGGAAAAACCCGCCTATAGCGCCTACCAGCAGGGAGACTATGTGGGCATGACCGGTCTGGAAAAGACCTACGAAAGCGTCCTGATGGGTCAACGGGGTATCCAGTACCTGGTAAAAGATAACCTCAACCGCCCCCAGGGCCCCTACGAAAAAGGAGAATTCGACACAGCAGCAGTAGCGGGTAAAAACCTCCGCCTGTCATTAGATATAGACCTGCAGGGACTGGGAGAACGGCTCATGCGTAATAAGATAGGCAGCGTAGTAGCCATCGATCCCAAGTCAGGTGGCATCCTGGCCATGGTGAGCAGCCCTACCTACGATCCTAACCTGCTCACAGGCTCCTTCCGGAGCGCCAACTTCAGCCGCCTCTACCTGGATACCACCAAACCGCTCTTTAACCGTGCCATACAGGCCATGTATCCGCCGGGATCTACCTTCAAACCTATGATCGCCCTGGTGGCCCTGGATGAAGGTGTGATCACCCCTGCCTTCGGATATCCCTGCGGTGGCGCTTACTTCGGCTGTAACCGCCCCATCAAATGTACCCACAGGGGCGGCGGCCACGCAGCCAACCTGCGCCTCGCACTGGCCAACTCCTGTAACTCCTACTTCTCCCATATATACCGCCTCAGCGTAGACGCCAGTAAATTCGGTGGCATCAAAATCGGCGGTATGCAGAAATGGGCCGGCTACATGCGCTCCTTCGGATTCGGACACCGTACCGGTATCGACATCCCGGGAGAATATGGTGGCCTTATCCCCGACAGCGCCTATTATAATAAAAGATACAAAGGCAGCTACAACTCCTGCACCTCCGTGTTCCTGGGCATCGGCCAGGGGGAAGTACTACTCACCCCGCTACAGCTGGCCAACGCCATGTGTATCATCGCCAACAAAGGATATTACTATATACCGCATTTCGTACAAACTATCGATAACGACAACACCGACCTGCTGACAAAATATAAAGAAAAACACGTCGTAGCACATATCTCCGACAGCGCCTATAATGTGGTGATCAACGGGATGACAGATGTGGTAGAAAAAGGTACCGGGCGTGTCGCCCAGATCGAAGGATACCGTGTAGGTGGTAAAACAGGTACAGCAGAAAACTATGCCATCGTCAATGGCGTACGTACCAAAATGAAAGACCACTCCGTATTCGTCGCCT
Protein-coding regions in this window:
- the mreD gene encoding rod shape-determining protein MreD, producing MSILLRNIIRFALLLLLQVFVLNKILVHQLVSPYLYVLFIIALPFNMPRPAILILGLVLGLSLDMFMNTMGMHAAACVLVAYLRPFIMNILSPQGGFETTLKSPSMTSMGITPFLIYASVLVFVHHTVFFLLEVFGFANPLYLLLKILCSTAASLFLILLYELLFFSKK
- the mrdA gene encoding penicillin-binding protein 2 gives rise to the protein MSVYNQPRKRVIQAIMLGMVILIITRLFFLQIVEKKYTKLADANAVLRKVVYPSRGIIFDRKGKSILSNDALYDLVVTPSSVKNIDTNYLCDILRIDTAEFRKRIVTAIIKNGRVRQSVFAPLLPPEVFGRLQESMYLFQPGFELVQRQIRAYPFATAANILGYIGEVSPQMLEKPAYSAYQQGDYVGMTGLEKTYESVLMGQRGIQYLVKDNLNRPQGPYEKGEFDTAAVAGKNLRLSLDIDLQGLGERLMRNKIGSVVAIDPKSGGILAMVSSPTYDPNLLTGSFRSANFSRLYLDTTKPLFNRAIQAMYPPGSTFKPMIALVALDEGVITPAFGYPCGGAYFGCNRPIKCTHRGGGHAANLRLALANSCNSYFSHIYRLSVDASKFGGIKIGGMQKWAGYMRSFGFGHRTGIDIPGEYGGLIPDSAYYNKRYKGSYNSCTSVFLGIGQGEVLLTPLQLANAMCIIANKGYYYIPHFVQTIDNDNTDLLTKYKEKHVVAHISDSAYNVVINGMTDVVEKGTGRVAQIEGYRVGGKTGTAENYAIVNGVRTKMKDHSVFVAFAPADNPKIAIAVVVENAGFGATYAGPIASLMMEKYLNDTISAKRQPLIKRMLDANTIPEAMRAKSKLDSLNRKAPVIDKTGQQIKTN